A window from Chryseobacterium vaccae encodes these proteins:
- the porD gene encoding type IX secretion system protein PorD — MKKIISLFFLLFIYQLSFSQELLANVQVNSQQLGGSNQQAYKALEKSLRDFVNNTSWTGKKLQNFEKVKCNFAIVIAEKDGNRYKGSIVIQAVRPVYNTSYESPLVNLQDQRFAFEYVENENLVFNERQFSGKNLIDVVSFYVYLILGYDADSFQSMGGSPWFSKAQQIAQNSQNRNYEGWNTINEPRSRTILINEIINPNWSQLRSAMYSYHRAGLDNLFNQDQTTAKKVIFDALMQLKMYENSFQQAYFFNLFIDNKSDEIFNIFNSGNNGGIVMNDLKQLMMTLSPKYTENKWSKWKN, encoded by the coding sequence ATGAAAAAAATCATAAGCTTATTTTTCCTGCTTTTTATATATCAACTTAGTTTTTCCCAGGAATTGCTTGCCAATGTGCAGGTTAACTCCCAGCAGCTGGGAGGAAGTAACCAGCAGGCCTATAAAGCTCTGGAGAAAAGTCTCAGGGATTTCGTTAATAATACAAGCTGGACCGGTAAAAAGCTTCAGAACTTTGAAAAAGTAAAGTGCAACTTTGCCATCGTTATTGCTGAGAAGGACGGAAACAGATATAAAGGCAGCATTGTCATTCAGGCGGTACGTCCGGTTTACAATACTTCATATGAGTCACCACTCGTTAATCTTCAGGATCAGAGATTTGCTTTTGAATATGTTGAAAATGAGAATCTTGTTTTTAACGAAAGACAGTTTTCAGGAAAAAACCTGATTGATGTGGTTAGCTTTTATGTATACCTGATCTTAGGGTATGATGCCGACAGCTTTCAGTCTATGGGCGGTTCACCATGGTTCTCTAAAGCACAGCAGATCGCTCAGAATTCCCAGAACAGGAATTATGAAGGCTGGAATACCATCAATGAACCGAGAAGCCGTACCATTCTGATCAACGAAATTATCAATCCAAACTGGAGTCAGCTGCGTTCTGCGATGTACAGCTATCACCGTGCCGGGTTAGATAATCTGTTCAATCAGGATCAGACCACAGCGAAAAAAGTAATCTTTGATGCGCTTATGCAGCTGAAAATGTATGAAAACTCTTTCCAGCAGGCCTATTTTTTCAATTTGTTCATAGACAATAAAAGTGATGAGATCTTCAATATTTTCAATTCCGGAAACAATGGTGGAATTGTGATGAATGATCTTAAGCAGCTGATGATGACTCTTTCTCCAAAATACACGGAGAATAAATGGAGCAAATGGAAGAATTAA
- the coaBC gene encoding bifunctional phosphopantothenoylcysteine decarboxylase/phosphopantothenate--cysteine ligase CoaBC — protein sequence MSISGKKILIAVSGGIAAYKIHFLIRDFIKKGAEVQVVMTPDAEHFVTKLSLSTLSKKPVYSDFYGDNGNWNSHVELALWADVMIVAPCTANTLSKMIHGMCDNLVIATYMSAKCPVFIAPAMDLDMYAHPSTIKNLELAESYGHKIIPAESGELASGLVGQGRMAEPETIGNTVENFFASSGKTKSLEGKTVLITAGPTYEAIDPVRFIGNHSSGKMGFSLAEEASKRGAKVILISGPSSLVTHDAAIDLHRVTSAKEMLTKVFEFYEGVDIGIASAAVADYAPKEIAKEKIKKNDENLTIELVKNPDILKTMGEKKTHQFLVGFALETQNEEENAKGKLEKKNLDMIVLNSLRDEGAGFKNDTNKIKIFTKTEKKEFNLKSKEEVAGDILDFVEAQLLK from the coding sequence ATGAGTATTTCCGGTAAAAAGATACTTATCGCTGTTTCTGGAGGAATTGCGGCCTATAAAATCCATTTCCTGATCAGGGACTTTATAAAAAAAGGGGCTGAAGTTCAGGTGGTCATGACTCCCGATGCAGAGCATTTTGTAACCAAGCTGAGCCTTTCCACCCTTTCCAAAAAACCTGTTTATTCCGATTTTTACGGTGATAACGGAAACTGGAACAGCCATGTGGAGCTCGCTTTATGGGCGGATGTGATGATCGTGGCGCCGTGTACCGCCAATACCCTCTCAAAAATGATCCACGGAATGTGTGATAATCTGGTTATTGCGACTTACATGTCTGCGAAATGCCCGGTATTCATTGCTCCGGCTATGGATCTTGATATGTATGCACATCCTTCCACTATAAAAAATCTTGAGTTGGCAGAAAGCTATGGTCATAAAATTATTCCTGCGGAAAGCGGGGAACTGGCCAGCGGATTGGTAGGACAGGGAAGAATGGCAGAGCCGGAAACTATTGGAAATACCGTTGAAAATTTTTTTGCTTCTTCGGGGAAAACCAAAAGCCTTGAAGGAAAAACAGTGCTTATTACCGCAGGGCCAACCTATGAAGCCATTGATCCGGTGAGATTCATCGGAAATCATTCGTCCGGGAAAATGGGCTTTTCCTTAGCAGAAGAAGCCTCAAAACGGGGAGCAAAGGTCATTCTGATCTCAGGACCAAGCTCACTGGTTACCCATGATGCAGCCATTGATTTACATAGAGTAACCTCGGCAAAAGAAATGCTGACCAAAGTTTTTGAATTTTATGAAGGTGTAGATATTGGGATTGCCAGCGCTGCTGTTGCAGATTATGCCCCGAAAGAAATTGCTAAAGAGAAAATTAAAAAGAATGATGAGAACCTGACGATTGAACTGGTTAAAAATCCCGATATTCTTAAAACAATGGGTGAGAAAAAGACCCACCAGTTTTTAGTAGGCTTTGCCCTGGAAACCCAGAATGAAGAAGAAAACGCCAAAGGAAAGCTGGAAAAGAAAAACCTGGATATGATCGTGCTGAACTCTTTGCGTGACGAAGGAGCAGGCTTTAAAAACGATACCAATAAAATTAAAATATTTACCAAAACGGAAAAGAAAGAATTTAACCTTAAATCAAAAGAGGAAGTTGCCGGAGATATTCTGGATTTCGTTGAGGCTCAACTTTTAAAATAA
- a CDS encoding DNA-directed RNA polymerase subunit omega → MSVKDTKAEVNTITYDKDKIEDKVGSIYEAIVIMGKRAEQINAEIRTELHNKLDEFAVHNSTLEEVFENREQIEISKHYEKLPKPTSIAIEEWLNEDIYFRKTEDRK, encoded by the coding sequence ATGAGTGTAAAAGATACAAAAGCAGAAGTAAATACTATTACTTACGATAAAGATAAGATTGAAGATAAAGTAGGTTCAATCTATGAAGCTATTGTTATCATGGGAAAGAGAGCAGAGCAGATCAATGCGGAGATCCGTACGGAACTTCACAATAAACTTGATGAGTTTGCTGTTCACAATTCCACATTGGAAGAAGTTTTCGAAAACAGAGAGCAGATTGAGATCTCCAAGCATTACGAAAAACTTCCAAAGCCGACTTCAATTGCTATTGAAGAGTGGTTAAACGAAGATATCTATTTCAGAAAGACAGAAGACAGAAAATAG
- a CDS encoding outer membrane protein assembly factor BamD — MKKYILGLFAVAVVSSCVSQQERAMRSADKNFILKAANENFAKKKWKNALALYDRLTNLVAGTDDFPNVGFNTAYANYYDENYKLAGHQFKNFAVNFSKDPRAEEASYMSALCYYEGSMDYNLDQSTTETAINELQDFLNNYPNSERSKNIGQLIDELSYKLEFKAYENARQYFKMGDYKAANVALDNVLEDFPSTKLRPKIYDYIMKSRYELATKSIYDLKDERIESALSYTKMVEKELPNTEYSKTAVDLRGKLEKEKQNFVVVKKQTEARIAAMTEKQKREAEKLAAKNKTDQQIKDQISNEKKAMQIQRDSAALQTPPPAATFKIQR; from the coding sequence ATGAAAAAATATATTTTAGGCCTTTTTGCAGTAGCAGTGGTTTCATCATGCGTAAGCCAGCAGGAAAGAGCCATGAGAAGTGCTGACAAGAATTTTATCTTAAAAGCAGCTAATGAAAACTTTGCTAAAAAGAAGTGGAAGAATGCATTAGCCCTTTACGACAGACTTACCAACCTTGTGGCAGGAACGGATGATTTTCCTAATGTAGGTTTCAATACCGCTTATGCCAACTATTACGATGAGAACTACAAACTGGCAGGACATCAGTTTAAGAACTTTGCTGTAAACTTTTCTAAAGATCCGAGAGCGGAAGAAGCTTCCTATATGTCTGCTTTATGTTACTATGAAGGTTCTATGGATTATAACCTGGATCAGTCTACTACCGAAACAGCAATCAATGAATTACAGGATTTCCTGAATAATTATCCTAACTCAGAAAGATCTAAAAATATAGGCCAGCTTATTGATGAACTGTCTTATAAATTAGAGTTCAAAGCCTATGAAAATGCAAGACAGTATTTCAAAATGGGTGACTATAAAGCGGCTAACGTAGCTTTGGATAATGTTCTGGAAGATTTCCCAAGTACAAAACTTCGTCCGAAGATTTATGATTATATCATGAAGTCCCGTTATGAACTGGCAACAAAATCTATTTATGACCTTAAGGATGAACGTATTGAAAGTGCCCTTTCTTACACTAAAATGGTAGAAAAAGAACTTCCTAATACAGAATATTCCAAAACAGCAGTAGACCTGAGAGGAAAGCTGGAAAAAGAAAAACAGAATTTCGTTGTTGTTAAAAAACAGACTGAAGCGAGAATTGCAGCAATGACAGAAAAACAGAAAAGAGAAGCTGAAAAGCTGGCTGCAAAGAATAAAACCGACCAGCAGATCAAAGATCAGATCAGCAATGAAAAGAAAGCAATGCAGATCCAGAGGGACAGTGCGGCACTTCAGACCCCTCCGCCGGCAGCGACTTTCAAAATTCAAAGATAA
- a CDS encoding TetR/AcrR family transcriptional regulator, translating into MRKKFTEKQIHILDIAEELIAKKGYEGTSVRDICSKANINVAMISYYFGSKEKMMSYLYQYRVLKTRENFSEFADTIKEGKPEMQMREMIKYIVSQLFKYNYFHGFVTQELRHTDNLKDELLDFYQLFVKKLDEVIKKGVASGVFTFTPKPEDILTMIIGSTLFVIRNKNFYELYVPSKNEEAYAKEAEKKVRMNLLLSVFAILGYAAD; encoded by the coding sequence ATGAGAAAAAAATTTACAGAAAAACAGATCCACATACTTGACATTGCCGAGGAACTGATCGCAAAAAAAGGATACGAGGGAACTTCTGTAAGAGACATCTGTTCCAAGGCAAACATCAATGTAGCGATGATTTCCTATTATTTCGGTTCCAAAGAAAAAATGATGTCTTATCTCTATCAGTACAGAGTATTGAAAACCAGAGAAAATTTTTCTGAATTTGCAGATACCATCAAAGAAGGAAAACCTGAGATGCAGATGCGTGAGATGATCAAGTATATTGTTTCCCAACTGTTCAAATACAACTATTTCCATGGTTTTGTAACCCAGGAGCTAAGGCATACCGATAATTTGAAAGACGAATTACTGGACTTCTATCAGCTTTTTGTAAAAAAACTGGATGAGGTGATCAAGAAAGGAGTTGCTTCAGGAGTTTTTACATTTACCCCAAAGCCCGAAGACATTCTTACGATGATTATCGGCTCCACATTATTTGTTATCCGCAACAAAAACTTCTATGAACTTTATGTGCCCAGCAAAAACGAAGAAGCCTATGCCAAAGAAGCAGAGAAAAAAGTAAGAATGAATCTTTTACTCAGTGTTTTTGCAATTTTAGGATACGCTGCAGACTAA
- a CDS encoding TatD family hydrolase — MDFFDFHHHKKNITYGIYNLDLGITPRSHLYSAGIHPKDIDADFMEDQFRWLASSISENCFAIGECGLDSIVPVPQKIQEKVFLRQIYLSNEVKKPLIIHCVRKFYEVISLKKKAEQAMIIHGFNKKRAIAEDLLARNFYLSFGKAVLYQLSLQDILKAVPLNQLFLETDNDDFSIEELYHKVSEIKGISLETLNEQILENLYTIKNG, encoded by the coding sequence ATGGATTTTTTTGATTTTCATCACCATAAGAAAAATATTACGTACGGGATCTATAATCTGGACCTTGGTATAACTCCCAGGAGTCATCTTTATTCAGCAGGGATTCACCCTAAGGATATTGATGCGGATTTTATGGAAGATCAATTCAGATGGCTGGCATCCTCGATTTCTGAAAACTGTTTTGCCATAGGAGAATGTGGACTGGATTCTATCGTTCCGGTTCCTCAAAAAATTCAGGAGAAAGTATTTCTAAGGCAGATTTATTTATCCAATGAGGTCAAAAAACCGCTTATTATTCATTGTGTAAGAAAATTTTACGAGGTGATTTCTTTAAAAAAAAAGGCTGAGCAGGCGATGATCATTCATGGTTTTAATAAAAAGAGAGCAATTGCGGAAGATCTGCTGGCCAGGAATTTTTATCTGAGTTTTGGAAAAGCTGTTTTGTATCAATTATCTTTGCAGGATATTTTAAAGGCAGTTCCTTTAAATCAACTCTTTTTAGAGACTGACAATGATGATTTTAGTATTGAAGAACTGTATCATAAGGTCTCTGAAATAAAGGGAATTTCACTGGAAACGCTGAATGAACAAATTTTAGAAAATTTATACACAATAAAAAATGGATAA
- a CDS encoding tRNA threonylcarbamoyladenosine dehydratase: MDKYWLERTELLIKEAGLEKLNKANVLVVGLGGVGSFAAEFLVRAGIGNMTAVDGDTVDITNINRQLPALHSTVGMHKVDVVAERLLDINPQLNLIKINEFLNPERMDEVLDSGKFDYVLDCIDSVTPKLCLIKAARKRKIKLVSSMGAGGKIDPSKVMVRDISKTQNCYLARQIRKRLKKEKINKGFRCVFSNELQQEESLKMTDGSNFKRSFYGTISFIPAIFGLYAAAEVINYLVKQD, encoded by the coding sequence ATGGATAAATACTGGCTGGAAAGAACGGAGCTTCTGATCAAAGAAGCAGGATTGGAAAAACTGAATAAAGCCAATGTTCTGGTTGTAGGATTGGGAGGTGTAGGATCTTTTGCTGCAGAATTTCTGGTGAGAGCCGGAATCGGAAATATGACAGCCGTAGACGGCGATACCGTAGATATTACCAATATCAACAGACAGCTTCCTGCTCTTCATTCTACGGTAGGAATGCATAAAGTAGATGTGGTTGCTGAGAGACTGCTGGACATCAATCCTCAGCTTAACCTGATCAAGATTAACGAATTTCTTAATCCTGAAAGAATGGATGAAGTGCTGGATTCGGGCAAGTTTGATTATGTTCTTGACTGTATTGACAGTGTTACGCCCAAATTATGTCTGATTAAAGCCGCCAGAAAAAGAAAGATCAAGCTCGTCAGTTCTATGGGAGCCGGTGGAAAAATTGACCCGAGTAAAGTAATGGTAAGGGATATCAGCAAAACGCAGAACTGTTATCTTGCCAGACAGATAAGAAAGAGACTGAAAAAAGAGAAAATCAATAAAGGGTTCAGATGCGTCTTCTCTAATGAACTTCAACAGGAGGAAAGCCTGAAAATGACGGACGGAAGCAATTTTAAAAGATCTTTTTATGGTACCATCAGCTTTATTCCGGCTATCTTTGGTTTATATGCAGCCGCCGAGGTCATCAACTATTTAGTGAAACAAGATTAA
- the rnpA gene encoding ribonuclease P protein component: MQQFNYPKTEKLKKNTEISLLFDKGKWRSCGPLRIIILKDKPGQPVESTRVGVSVSKRYFKKAVHRNRIKRLLRECYRLNKDLFKSSFGEKTIAMLFWASSEMPPKFQDVQAEFIKLCQMQKKS, translated from the coding sequence ATGCAGCAATTTAACTATCCCAAAACAGAAAAGCTCAAAAAGAATACTGAGATTTCTTTACTTTTTGACAAAGGTAAATGGAGAAGCTGCGGCCCACTCAGAATCATCATTCTGAAAGATAAACCCGGACAGCCGGTGGAAAGTACGCGAGTAGGTGTTTCTGTTTCTAAAAGGTATTTTAAAAAAGCAGTGCATCGAAATCGTATAAAGCGCCTTTTAAGAGAATGTTATCGTCTGAATAAGGATTTATTCAAAAGTTCTTTCGGCGAAAAAACAATTGCCATGTTGTTTTGGGCTTCTTCGGAAATGCCTCCGAAATTTCAGGATGTTCAGGCGGAATTTATCAAACTGTGTCAGATGCAGAAGAAGTCTTAA
- a CDS encoding DUF4126 domain-containing protein encodes MLDNIPYFSYVLSAFIGIGLAAATGFRVFLPMFAVSLASYLHWIPMNESFEWLSGLPALITTGIATIAEILTYYIPFVDHLLDTISVPMATVAGSILFASQFADLGTFQQWALALIAGGGTAATISSGFAGIRAASTATTGGLGNSVVGTTETAGAGIMSVLAMAAPFVAAVCAVILIILVVVYGRKAWRKLRKTSIEP; translated from the coding sequence ATGTTAGACAACATTCCCTATTTTTCTTATGTTCTCAGTGCGTTTATCGGCATTGGTCTTGCAGCGGCAACAGGTTTCAGAGTATTTCTCCCGATGTTTGCCGTAAGTCTTGCCTCATACCTTCACTGGATTCCCATGAATGAGAGTTTTGAGTGGCTTTCCGGTCTTCCTGCCCTAATTACAACCGGCATTGCTACCATTGCTGAGATTTTAACTTATTATATTCCGTTTGTAGATCATTTGCTAGATACCATATCAGTTCCGATGGCTACGGTAGCCGGATCGATATTATTTGCCAGCCAGTTTGCAGATTTGGGGACATTTCAGCAGTGGGCGCTTGCATTAATTGCAGGAGGTGGGACAGCAGCAACCATCAGTTCGGGCTTTGCCGGAATCCGGGCAGCTTCTACAGCGACAACGGGCGGACTGGGAAATTCTGTTGTGGGAACTACTGAAACGGCAGGGGCAGGTATTATGTCTGTATTGGCCATGGCCGCTCCTTTTGTTGCCGCAGTTTGTGCTGTAATTCTTATTATTCTGGTTGTTGTTTATGGCCGAAAAGCATGGCGGAAACTACGGAAAACGAGTATAGAACCTTAG
- a CDS encoding tetratricopeptide repeat protein → MSIRLVCIFLLSFISFSSAQVRLDEEFPVSTLKYTTILPVKHLSKEAVITRLNEMPQAKSLLSRGWESTGSSFNSFKEIKGSAFFDKINKTKDKYCNFSISVVAVYNKGNFDVEITAQFFDKFLSGGKPRSPSDAEYLTYYQEMTKEFIPLITEYLTGKKTIQENHDEMLNRAADLTSEGKTLDALNIYSKVLASDPDNSLALFNKAQVLFSLKKYPEALNIIRTAEKNKNVSDFDAIAYKNLKIQIFIMTNQNEKALSEINKIGRDFDNTDPAKIFETAKNDNGDTFLAPSEKTVLFLRSAAYLLMLNRKKEALNALKKYEKLIPDHNNRLLSKLFTYYCQLKLSEDAERIRLLITKDDPSSDLKCSS, encoded by the coding sequence ATGAGCATACGCTTGGTGTGTATTTTTCTGCTGAGTTTTATCTCCTTTTCGTCTGCCCAGGTCAGGCTTGATGAAGAATTCCCTGTCAGCACGCTTAAATATACAACAATACTTCCCGTAAAACATTTGAGTAAGGAAGCTGTAATCACCAGATTAAATGAAATGCCACAGGCAAAGTCCCTGTTAAGCCGAGGGTGGGAATCAACAGGATCATCTTTTAATTCTTTTAAAGAAATAAAAGGTTCTGCATTTTTTGATAAGATTAATAAAACAAAAGATAAATACTGTAACTTTTCCATTTCCGTCGTAGCGGTTTATAATAAAGGAAACTTTGATGTTGAAATAACAGCTCAGTTTTTTGATAAATTTCTATCAGGTGGAAAGCCTCGTTCCCCAAGTGATGCAGAATACCTCACGTATTATCAGGAAATGACAAAAGAGTTTATTCCGTTGATTACAGAATATCTCACCGGGAAAAAGACCATTCAGGAAAATCATGATGAAATGCTGAACCGGGCGGCTGACCTGACCTCGGAAGGAAAAACCTTGGACGCTTTAAATATTTACAGCAAAGTGTTGGCTTCAGATCCGGATAACTCATTGGCTCTTTTTAATAAAGCTCAGGTTTTATTCTCATTGAAAAAATACCCCGAAGCTCTGAATATCATTCGTACAGCAGAGAAAAACAAAAATGTATCCGATTTCGATGCTATAGCCTATAAGAATCTGAAAATTCAGATATTCATCATGACAAATCAGAATGAAAAGGCTCTGTCAGAAATTAATAAAATAGGAAGAGACTTTGACAATACAGACCCGGCAAAGATCTTTGAAACCGCTAAAAATGATAACGGAGATACATTTTTAGCTCCTTCGGAAAAAACAGTATTATTTCTAAGATCTGCAGCATATCTTCTTATGCTCAACAGAAAAAAAGAAGCCCTCAATGCTCTGAAAAAGTATGAAAAACTGATTCCCGATCATAACAATAGGCTTTTAAGCAAGTTGTTTACCTACTATTGCCAACTGAAGTTATCGGAAGATGCAGAAAGAATCAGGCTGTTAATTACCAAAGATGATCCTTCATCAGACCTGAAATGCTCTAGCTAA
- a CDS encoding LptE family protein — protein MSKLKIIFGFVILSLFQQCYSFTGGSLSSLTDEKTIQISEFPNNASLVNPTLSQQFSTDIQNRFLQRTTLKGTKSNPDILVEGEISDYGFSPTTISSNTQQNPSGGVVQQAQSKLTITVKVHYENKLHSELSFDRAYTDEAVFNSNLTQSEIEASQVKIVTDRIINKIFNDIVANW, from the coding sequence ATGAGTAAATTAAAAATAATATTTGGATTTGTCATTCTTTCGCTGTTTCAGCAGTGTTATTCGTTTACAGGAGGATCTTTATCTTCCCTGACAGACGAAAAAACAATTCAGATCAGTGAATTTCCAAACAATGCATCACTGGTGAACCCAACCCTTTCCCAGCAGTTTTCTACAGATATCCAGAACAGGTTTCTGCAGAGGACTACATTAAAAGGAACCAAATCAAATCCGGATATTCTGGTAGAAGGTGAAATTTCAGATTATGGTTTCTCGCCTACTACAATCAGCTCAAATACACAGCAAAATCCTTCGGGAGGTGTCGTTCAGCAGGCACAGAGTAAACTGACGATTACCGTAAAAGTACATTATGAAAATAAATTGCATTCGGAGCTAAGCTTTGACAGAGCCTATACAGACGAAGCCGTATTTAACAGTAACCTGACCCAGAGCGAGATTGAAGCCTCTCAGGTAAAGATAGTGACAGACAGAATTATTAACAAGATATTTAACGATATTGTAGCGAATTGGTAA
- a CDS encoding DUF4013 domain-containing protein: MKNFDVTATNGYEMNIGKFISEGVDLFKKDIGGFIVATLLLFFISLIPFLGVMALGNFYKICRKVDEGQKVQAGDIFDFTDFVTYLKLFLLLFVILFIIMIPIQLSLLPILFAASASDGQLSDTGVALFAGGMGIWFLLVIVLLFVVSISMYFVQPLISLYRISSVREAFSISWKLARRNFFMIFLFTIVVGIISQLGAIVCGIGLLFTIPLGICIKYASFKNILGSSNQKTV, translated from the coding sequence ATGAAGAATTTTGATGTAACGGCCACCAATGGATATGAGATGAATATAGGAAAATTCATATCTGAAGGTGTAGATCTTTTTAAAAAAGATATTGGCGGATTTATAGTAGCAACCTTACTCCTTTTTTTTATTAGCCTTATCCCTTTTTTAGGAGTGATGGCGTTAGGAAATTTTTATAAAATATGCAGAAAAGTAGATGAAGGGCAGAAAGTACAGGCAGGAGATATTTTTGACTTTACAGATTTTGTGACCTATCTGAAACTGTTCCTCCTTCTTTTTGTCATATTATTTATCATTATGATTCCGATTCAGTTATCGCTGCTTCCTATTCTGTTTGCAGCTTCTGCGTCTGATGGGCAGCTATCTGATACCGGTGTGGCTTTATTTGCAGGAGGAATGGGAATCTGGTTTCTGCTCGTTATTGTTCTGCTTTTTGTAGTATCAATATCGATGTATTTTGTACAGCCTTTAATTTCGCTGTATAGAATCAGCAGTGTAAGAGAAGCTTTTTCAATTTCCTGGAAATTGGCCAGAAGAAACTTCTTTATGATTTTCCTGTTCACTATTGTGGTAGGAATTATTTCTCAGTTAGGAGCTATTGTATGCGGAATTGGTCTTTTATTTACAATACCTCTTGGGATCTGTATTAAATATGCTTCCTTTAAAAATATTCTAGGAAGCTCAAATCAAAAAACAGTATGA
- a CDS encoding sigma-54 interaction domain-containing protein, translating to MSNELQNIKNRFGIIGNYPALNRALEKAIQVAPTDISVLVIGESGVGKEFIPKIIHSESKRKHQPYIVVNCGAIPEGTIDSELFGHEKGAFTGATATRKGYFEVADGGTIFLDEVGELPLQTQVRLLRVLESGEFMKVGSSQVQKTNVRIVAATNVNMMKAIQDGRFREDLFYRLNTVQIDMPPLRERKGDIHLLFRKFAIDFAEKYRMPELELDPAAVHYIDNYSFPGNVRQLRNLVEQMTVVERNRNVTVEKLAEYIPMETHLPMVVNNQTAQKQNDFGSEREIMYKILFDMRNDINDLKSLTSELIKNRGAGDLSNQEKNLINRIYAAETQQAPVNNNSLLYFEDKTPVVQTPSIISAPEDSYEDIEDIEVEENRPESLSLQNNEKDLIIKALEKHKGRRNRAADELGISQRTLYRKIKQYNLED from the coding sequence ATGAGCAACGAGTTACAAAATATAAAAAACCGCTTTGGAATTATAGGAAACTATCCTGCATTGAACAGGGCTTTGGAAAAAGCAATCCAGGTAGCCCCTACGGATATTTCCGTGCTGGTGATCGGGGAAAGCGGGGTAGGAAAAGAGTTTATTCCTAAAATCATTCATTCAGAATCAAAAAGAAAACACCAGCCCTACATTGTGGTTAACTGTGGTGCCATTCCAGAGGGAACCATAGATTCCGAATTATTCGGACACGAAAAAGGAGCATTTACCGGAGCCACGGCTACCAGAAAAGGATATTTTGAAGTGGCAGACGGCGGTACCATCTTTCTGGATGAGGTAGGAGAGCTTCCCCTGCAGACACAGGTCCGTCTTTTAAGGGTGCTTGAAAGCGGTGAATTTATGAAAGTAGGTTCGTCACAGGTACAAAAAACCAACGTAAGAATAGTGGCTGCTACCAATGTCAATATGATGAAGGCCATCCAGGACGGGAGATTCCGTGAAGACTTGTTTTACCGTTTAAATACCGTACAGATCGACATGCCTCCTTTAAGAGAAAGAAAAGGAGATATTCATCTGCTGTTCAGGAAATTTGCCATTGATTTTGCAGAAAAATACAGAATGCCGGAATTGGAGTTAGATCCTGCAGCAGTTCATTATATCGATAATTATTCCTTTCCCGGAAATGTCCGCCAATTGAGAAATCTGGTAGAACAGATGACTGTAGTGGAAAGAAACAGAAATGTCACGGTAGAAAAACTGGCTGAATATATTCCGATGGAAACCCACCTTCCGATGGTTGTGAATAACCAGACCGCCCAAAAGCAGAACGATTTCGGAAGCGAGCGAGAAATTATGTATAAAATTCTCTTCGATATGAGGAATGATATTAATGATTTAAAATCCTTAACTTCGGAACTCATCAAGAACAGAGGTGCAGGTGATCTGAGCAATCAGGAGAAAAACCTGATCAATAGAATTTATGCCGCGGAAACTCAGCAGGCTCCTGTAAATAATAATTCCCTACTGTATTTTGAGGATAAAACCCCGGTGGTGCAGACTCCGTCTATTATTTCAGCTCCTGAAGACAGCTATGAAGATATTGAGGATATTGAAGTAGAAGAAAACAGACCAGAATCCCTGTCCCTTCAGAATAATGAAAAAGATTTGATTATCAAAGCATTGGAGAAGCATAAAGGGCGCAGGAACAGAGCTGCAGATGAACTGGGGATTTCACAAAGAACATTATACAGAAAAATAAAACAATATAACCTGGAAGACTAA